aattgttgTGTCTAAGTCTGACACCCATCTCACCCTAGAGTTATGGAAACCTGGCTTTGGGCCctcactcatcaataaaaaatatattcTCGAAATAAGGTAACAAAAAAAGGTCTTATTGGAcaagtcatatttcttcttcagctgATCTAATGACATGAAAAGTCctttttcataacaatcttccagaTGTTTTATCCCCTTATAATACCAGGTTTCCAAAATGTTATTGTTCAAAGTCATGTGTATAAGTTCATTCTATCTTAAAAATGTCCTCAGTGACTCCTCTTTTCAGTCCAGAGCCTCCATAGGTCTCACACAAGGAGTCGTTTGTCCTGCTGCTTGTAATTCTGTAATTCCATTTATACATGACATCATTACACACCTACTCTTTTAAAGAGTGCaatccaatttgtacccaggagagattaatctcatttgagctgccaaATAAAACTTTTTGAAATTAAGCAACCAGATGCCTCCTAACCTACAATCCCATGCTAATTTTTTCATAGATATTCTAGGTACCTTACAGTTCTAAATAAATTGCCCAACATGcttattaagtttttttttaagtttgaggtagtggaatgggcaaggactggAAAAGGTACTGCTATCTTGAcaatatattcatctttacacAGTTGTCCCTGCCAAATAGAGTGATGGGGAAATTCATCCACCTACTCATATCTTCAATTTTACTAAGTAGCGGGAGGTAATTGAGTTGGTATAAATTCTGAAGATCATCATCCACTATTATTCCAAGGTATATGATACCACCTGAGGGCCATTTTAATGGACTTGTTCGCTAGTACTCAGAATTTTTCCAATTCTTTCAAAATCATTTACAACTTTGAATTCTTCATTCAAactgtctgtactctgacaagaatAATTCCCAATCCTGTGGGCAAATTCCCTCTTTCGTGCTTTCCTTCTAATGAATTTCCACTGAGGCCTAGAGTGTGGTGCCATCATTTGAAAACTGTGGTGAGGTAGGAATTTTAACCGAACAAAGCTGGATTCAGCATTCTTGGGAACACCTTCACCATATCTGACTGAAGTAATTTAATGAGGTCCACTGTCACCTTCTCAGAGGGTTAGAAGTAGCAAGTAAATGCCTGCCTTGTCACCAATATTCCTCCCTCTCCCAATAAAGAATATTTAATGTAAATGAAATGGTATAATTGCAAATCCCAGGGAGGCTTCACTTGCCCAGGCACAGAGAACAGACTAAAGTCATTTACGGTTTGTTTAAGTTGTGTAAAGGGGGATGATTGGCATTTATATTGTGCAACTCATGTACATTAGCTGGACATAATCACTGTTGTAACATAGGCAATGCATCAGTCATTCGGCAGTAATGTGGAAATGTCCAGCTCCTGAATGCAGGATGGAAGCTCGGAAGAGGGTTTGGTCACTTCGGCTGCATTGGCCTCCAAAGCTGTGATATTGTTTAAGCAACATTTCTCTCTTTCACAGAAATACTTCATCATAATGCAGAGTGTGTTTTACCCTGATGAGCGAATACAAGCCCGGTATGTAGTTACTTTAAGTGTTATTTTACTCATATACAGTAATAAGTAATTAATGAACTTCCACTGGTAGTGTTTATTAGCAGGTCAGCTGCAATTTGTATCTCATTCTTGTGTGGTGCAGGACTAATTACTGCACATGCCCATCACTAAGGAAGGAACATTCATCCTACAGCCAGCCAGACTGACAATTGCCTTCAAATCTTCCCACTATTCCTCAAGGAAGAGTGTGAGGAAATTTGTAAGATTGTACACATCCTGGAATAAAGTTTTGATTCTCTTTTGCCTTTGTAATGTCCAGTACCCCTACATTTCCTCTCTCTGAACTTCCAAAGCACCAAGTTCTTGATTGTGACAGCAATTGGTGTGTTAAGTTAAAACTATTAACTAATGTTATATTTTCCCAGATATGACATCAAGGGTTGTCAAGTTAGTCGATGGACAGAACCTGCCCCTGAGGGTAGCAACATTATTGTAGTATTTAAAGACATGAACTTCGAAGGGAGCACGATTGACCTGGGTAAGGATTAGCTTTTGATTCTCATTAATCAATGCTGATCCTCCCTTCTCGATGTAAATCTCTGTAAAATGGCTATTATTCTAAAGTTGGGAAATACTCGTATGTAATGCTTATGTTATAATGTCATTGAGAAAATGGGAATTACTGGACTAATTAATTCCAGATCTCCCTAATGTAATCTGAATTTCCAGGATTAATTCCCTTTCCATAGTGTTTGTAAATTCCTAAATCTACAACTTGAGTTCAAAAGATAAAAGCTAGTGTGATGGGTGATATTCAGTAAAATGCTAGTTATTAGTATCACACTGATATCACACTAACATGTCAACTGAtgcattttattatttaaagaaATACTTAATGTTAGTAGTGTTTACACAGTGAACTCTCAGTCCTCatatggagagggaagagagagcatTGTGAGTAACCTTGGGATCCAACATCCAACCTGAAATAGGTATCATTCACCACTAGATCTGCATTGGAGGAAACATACTATATGTCAGACCGCTCGTTTCCCCGCCATGTATTGAGAAATGATTCTCCTGGCTGAGAACAACAGAATACGCTTCACACTTTGGGTGACACTCTCAGTTATCATTGGTAGCAACAACAACCACAATAATGGTCCACATCACATGGTACTTCCTTTCAATAGTTATCCAGAAGCTTGATCAAAGAGATAGGTTGTTACAAGCATCTTAAAGATGCAGAGAGGGAGATGATTGATTGAGTTTTCGGTGGGAACTCTAAGAGTTAGGCCCAGGCAACCAAAGCAAGACTGCTAGCAACTAAAACCATAAGATGGAGGTGAATGGAGATCTCAGTAGGTTGTAGAGATGGAGGAGGTCAGAGACTGAGAAGGATTAGAGCCATGGAGAAATACGAAAACCTCATGAGAATTTTATGTTTTGAGGACTGCAATAGGGATTGTGAATGCTGCCCTAGCTGTGCAGTCTTTTTAATCTTTTTGCAATACTTGGTTTCctgaaatattttattccagACCAGCAACGATCTTGGCTTGTTCGTCAAGTAAACATTGACACAGAGTATCTCAGAGCACTACATGTTCTGGACTACAGCCTCCTGGTGGCCCATCAACCTTTGCACCTCGACGAGCGGCGCCAGAGTTGGTCCTTTGCAAATGTCATTCTCCGTACCAAGAAGTGAGTAACTTTATAGACATGGGCCATCTTCAATGAACCCATCATGAAGCTATACATGATACAGCATTGGCAAaaaggggctgaatggtctcctgtGGTGTACAGTTCCATGAGAATGATTGATGCTGGGCTTGTGCTCTTTAGACGAGAGGTCAATAGTACATTTATGGTTCAAGTCCCACTTTGGAACATAAGTCATAATCCAGACCGACAATTTCATAATTGAAAGAATACTACATTAGTAGATGCTTTGCTGCAGAAAAAAACCTTAAACAAAGATTATATTACCCTTACTAGATAGAATTAAAAGATTCTTAAGTCACTTTATTAATAAAATATGTGTTTTtgggttcaattttttttatctctGAATCAATATCATTAAAATAGCATATCTGACCCCTGCTCTGTAACTCCCTGTGAATCTTGAGGTTACCAAGTTGGCCACGATTCCCTGTACTACATCAGTGGCTGTATTTCAATGACAGTGTAGGACTTTCCAATGTATTAAGCTGAAGAGAAACTTTAGAGAAGTCTTTCTCCCTTCTATTCTAGGTCGATGACTAGTGGCGGCAGTCCCAGTCACTCCACTGGGACTCCAGTTCCAGGGCTGGTGGAAGAAGAATCAAGAGTGCTGGTGTCTGAGGTGGTAAGCGGCACAGATGAGTGCCGCGTGAAGGAGGTTTCCAGGGCAATGTTAACTTCAGTAGGCAGCAGTGGGTCAGAGATGGAACTAGCTGATTTAACAGCCCAGAATCGCCGACTATTGCCCAACTGCAAGAACTCTTTGCATGTTATTGATGGGGCCCAGACTCGTTACTTCATGGGAGTCATTGACATCTTCACTGTTTACGGGTTCCGTAAGAAGCTGGAATACCTGTGGAAATCTATCAGATATCGGGGTCAGTCCTTCTCCACAGTCAACCCTAACAAATACTCCAAGCGACTGTGCCAGTGGGTTGAGGACCACACAATTTAGGAACTAGATTAGGTTGGGTGGGGCTGGGGGAAAGGGCAAGAGCTCGGAATTTTAAAGTGAATGAGTGGTTGGATTGATTTCTGCCACTAAGTGTCGTCATTGACCTGACATAAGATCATGGAGTGAAAGGTTGACCTTGCAAGGAAAGAAATACAACCTTATCAACAGGTGTAATGCATTTCACATGCCTTAACACCAAATAATTGTGAGGAGCTGGCCTGTTTCTCAGTGTAAAGTCTTCAACTTTGCATCCCTAGAGCAATTTTCAAACA
The Narcine bancroftii isolate sNarBan1 chromosome 1, sNarBan1.hap1, whole genome shotgun sequence genome window above contains:
- the pip5kl1 gene encoding phosphatidylinositol 4-phosphate 5-kinase-like protein 1 isoform X4, which encodes MGKKYFIIMQSVFYPDERIQARYDIKGCQVSRWTEPAPEGSNIIVVFKDMNFEGSTIDLDQQRSWLVRQVNIDTEYLRALHVLDYSLLVAHQPLHLDERRQSWSFANVILRTKKSMTSGGSPSHSTGTPVPGLVEEESRVLVSEVVSGTDECRVKEVSRAMLTSVGSSGSEMELADLTAQNRRLLPNCKNSLHVIDGAQTRYFMGVIDIFTVYGFRKKLEYLWKSIRYRGQSFSTVNPNKYSKRLCQWVEDHTI
- the pip5kl1 gene encoding phosphatidylinositol 4-phosphate 5-kinase-like protein 1 isoform X1; this encodes MGLQNLSQTDTQDTNMNQRTYSKRKFLWRIRQKWKLLGLFEIDQDHEFYSFTCMLKEGLTAAVQVSIDAPRLGLLNDLDFGAVLTQMHKGFQMKTYAGPVFAQFRRMLEMSESDYQQSLSSEGFYLQFISNSKSKANFFLTNDKKIFLKTQEKREIKFLLSNLRTYLHHMEKYPHSLLVRFLGVHSIKIPHMGKKYFIIMQSVFYPDERIQARYDIKGCQVSRWTEPAPEGSNIIVVFKDMNFEGSTIDLDQQRSWLVRQVNIDTEYLRALHVLDYSLLVAHQPLHLDERRQSWSFANVILRTKKSMTSGGSPSHSTGTPVPGLVEEESRVLVSEVVSGTDECRVKEVSRAMLTSVGSSGSEMELADLTAQNRRLLPNCKNSLHVIDGAQTRYFMGVIDIFTVYGFRKKLEYLWKSIRYRGQSFSTVNPNKYSKRLCQWVEDHTI
- the pip5kl1 gene encoding phosphatidylinositol 4-phosphate 5-kinase-like protein 1 isoform X2, translating into MAEETDTQDTNMNQRTYSKRKFLWRIRQKWKLLGLFEIDQDHEFYSFTCMLKEGLTAAVQVSIDAPRLGLLNDLDFGAVLTQMHKGFQMKTYAGPVFAQFRRMLEMSESDYQQSLSSEGFYLQFISNSKSKANFFLTNDKKIFLKTQEKREIKFLLSNLRTYLHHMEKYPHSLLVRFLGVHSIKIPHMGKKYFIIMQSVFYPDERIQARYDIKGCQVSRWTEPAPEGSNIIVVFKDMNFEGSTIDLDQQRSWLVRQVNIDTEYLRALHVLDYSLLVAHQPLHLDERRQSWSFANVILRTKKSMTSGGSPSHSTGTPVPGLVEEESRVLVSEVVSGTDECRVKEVSRAMLTSVGSSGSEMELADLTAQNRRLLPNCKNSLHVIDGAQTRYFMGVIDIFTVYGFRKKLEYLWKSIRYRGQSFSTVNPNKYSKRLCQWVEDHTI
- the pip5kl1 gene encoding phosphatidylinositol 4-phosphate 5-kinase-like protein 1 isoform X3 produces the protein MHKGFQMKTYAGPVFAQFRRMLEMSESDYQQSLSSEGFYLQFISNSKSKANFFLTNDKKIFLKTQEKREIKFLLSNLRTYLHHMEKYPHSLLVRFLGVHSIKIPHMGKKYFIIMQSVFYPDERIQARYDIKGCQVSRWTEPAPEGSNIIVVFKDMNFEGSTIDLDQQRSWLVRQVNIDTEYLRALHVLDYSLLVAHQPLHLDERRQSWSFANVILRTKKSMTSGGSPSHSTGTPVPGLVEEESRVLVSEVVSGTDECRVKEVSRAMLTSVGSSGSEMELADLTAQNRRLLPNCKNSLHVIDGAQTRYFMGVIDIFTVYGFRKKLEYLWKSIRYRGQSFSTVNPNKYSKRLCQWVEDHTI